In a genomic window of Ardenticatenales bacterium:
- a CDS encoding SDR family NAD(P)-dependent oxidoreductase, giving the protein MDHSADTAVAIVGIGAIMPDALSATAFWDNIINKQYSITEVPPDRWSIKHYYDPDPNAPDKTYSKIGGWVRGFSFDWRRFRMPPKVADAMDEGQQWAVTIAADALADYGYPERPLDTERTAVVLGTAMGGERVFFTRARIVLPEYAEALESVAAFNRLPGSTQQEILHRWQETITNKIPAITEDTMPGELPNIISGRVANVLNLRGPNFITDAACASSFAAVEAAFAMLIERKVDAVLTGGVDRNMDISSYVKFCKIGALSPTGTRPFGDGADGFVMGEGAAAFLLKRLADAERDGDRIYAVIRGVGGASDGKGKGITAPNPIGQQLAMARAWENAGLDPATATLIEAHGTSTRVGDVVEVESLQTVFGGAPPHSIALGSAKSNIGHLKAGAGAAGLLKAALAIYHKTLPPTLNAHVPNPNIDFENSPFFLNHETQEWPRRNGTPRRCGVSAYGFGGTNFHLVLEEHVPGMLSQPRTATQTVVAAAQPTAAVISAAPPVSRRPLRGILALGADTLPALQERLVEVTQRVEGGWTPPIALPKAEAIRARERLVVDFGDHDELLSRLHKAQKVMSFDNPQAWKALESQGVFRGSGASKGKIAFLFPGQGSQYVNMGRDLVRATPIVAEVFREADRVMTPILGKPLTDYVFVDGNDANALMKAEFDLMQTEITQPTVLTLDAALLRLLQSYGFYPDMVMGHSLGEYAALMAAGIMPFEDNLEAAAARGSEMSKVSVDDNGKMAFVLAPLDVVQATLAEIDGYVVPANINSNSQCVFGGASDAVDAAVDLFTERGYKASTIPVSHAFHTKIVAPASAPLRQVLDRLNVNLPTLPIVTNVTGEFYPTDNLDTIKDILQRQIASPVQWVKGVQTLYAAGARAFVEVGPKRALRGFVNDILADKTDVTALITNHPKTGELPAFNQALCGLYAAGYGTESLEMPATTTTVTAPTPVTTATLTSETPAMKKDSPAPASNGAPPATLDVLGQMLAQALQQVNAPQAATPAVYDRNAPPAGSVVISGTGLGLPGAEKSVMHPENAARILRGEQFVDLIPERFRKLMVAKRIVRVVKSEDGGGSFATIDETNDVIKLAGRPGYFDLEAEYGVPAKLIEALDITSQLAMAAGLDALREAGIPLVMTYKRTTTGKFLPDRWMLPEPLRDDTGVIFASAFPGGDRFADELMRYHTYQNRLTQLEMLEDLRRYTDDPQTAREINRRIHQLRDQLAQEPYTFDRRFLFRILSMGHSQFAQYIGARGPNTQVNAACASTAQGVSIAEDWIRAGRCRRVIVIGADDVTSDNMMEWVGAGFLAVGAATTEDRLEEAALPFDKRRHGTIMGMGACGLVVESEDAVRERGMRGVVELLSSEINNSAFHGTRLDVDHISLVMNNLITAAERRFGLNRFAMAPQMVFMSHETYTPARGGSASAEVVALRQTFGEAAKEIIVANTKGFTGHPMGVGIEDVIAVKILEHGIVPPVPNFKEVDPELGPLNLSRGGRYPVKYALHLAAGFGSQIAMTLTRRIPGSLHRIDNQPLYNRWLTDISGYDWAQTEVEKRVLRIKDQGAPTRPAAPNRWQYGTGPTMLALVTDGFVPVERPARMREAIVESGRPEAETPTAITIVAPPPAPEPAVATPPPPPPEMKPAPTPVTLARTESVAPPPVTMAAPVAPAPTPPSPDGRDPVAAQVIAIVAEQTGYPADMLDLDLDLEADLGIDTVKQAETFAAIRATFDIPRRDDLQLRDYPTLEKVIGFVRAMRPDLARDAGQRARDELVVAPSAAPVAAPAAPPADEGDPIAAKVLAIVAEQTGYPPDMLDLDLDLEADLGVDTVKQAETFAAIRATFDIPRRDDLQLRDYPTLEKVIGFVRAMRPDLARDAGQRARDELVVAPSAAPVAAPAAPPADEGDPIAAKVLAIVAEQTGYPPDMLELDLDLEADLGVDTVKQAETFAAIRATFDIPRRDDLQLRDYPTLEKVIGFVRAMRPDLARDAGQRTRDELVVAPSAAPVAAPAAVPPDTGKDEITAKVLAIVAEQTGYPPDMLELDLDLEADLGVDTVKQAETFAAIRATFDIPRRDDLQLRDYPTLEKVIGFVRAMRPDLARDAGQRTRDELVVAPSAAPVAAPAAVPPDAGEDEITAKVLAIVAEQTGYPPDMLELDLDLEADLGVDTVKQAETFAAIRATFDIPRRDDLQLRDYPTLEKVIGFVRAMRPDLARDAGQRTQDEVAVAPSPTAAAPAASAVTTIGTLAAADEMPRRVPVPTLRPPVTWCKPTGVTLDENSRVIVALDNGGLGKALIGRLQKRGVTVLELETGAGAEAITTQIQAWLAEGEVQGVYWLPAFDVEPPLTEMDFTAWRGMNQQRVKNLYATMRALYDTINGPNHFLISATHLGGLHGYGPAGASAPLGGAVTGFTKAYKRERSDVLVKAVDFEVSRRTAQPADALIEETLTDPGIVEVGYYQDQRYAVTLVEQSARDGGAGLTLNRDTIFLVTGAAGGITSAIIADLAANSGGTFYLLDLVPAPDANDPHIALFRRDKEALKQALIADMRAAGERPTPVVIDKKLMAVERDEAALRAIEAVQAAGGTAHYRSVNLLDHASVSAVMAEIQQRHGRLDVLVHAGGLEISRALNDKDAAQFNLVFDVKADGFFSLLHAAREMPIGATVAFSSVAGRFGNSGQTDYSAANDLLCKITSSMRQWRPGTRGIVIDWTAWGGIGMATRGSIPKIMEAAGITMLPPEAGVPTVRRELTYGGFKGEVVVAGELGMMMDEWDETGGLDGERAAQALTQRQPSLLMVGEVKAARLYGGLEAETTLDPQAQPFLYDHAMDGTPLLPGVMGTETLAELATVLAPDYHVSAVRDVQFLNPFKFYRMEPQTLYLQTRLEPAAEGGLLAYCTLRSLRRLAKPGLPPQEKLHFSATVHLQAEPVAAPAPAPVAWEEADGIDREKIYDVFFHGPAYQVLEKVALAGDAAVGLMPLALPPNTQPQNVAALMTPRLIELVFQTAGMWKIQRNGGMALPLSIARVSAFRQPADGTRLYAAIRARDNGDAFDGHVVDDAGNVYVTVEAYRTIDIPEGF; this is encoded by the coding sequence ATGGACCATTCAGCGGATACAGCCGTAGCCATCGTGGGCATTGGCGCCATCATGCCCGATGCCCTCAGCGCTACCGCCTTCTGGGACAACATCATCAACAAACAGTACAGCATCACCGAAGTCCCCCCCGACCGGTGGAGCATCAAACATTACTACGATCCCGACCCCAACGCCCCTGACAAAACGTACAGCAAAATCGGCGGTTGGGTGCGCGGGTTTTCTTTTGATTGGCGGCGCTTTCGTATGCCCCCCAAAGTGGCCGACGCCATGGACGAAGGGCAGCAGTGGGCCGTGACCATCGCCGCCGACGCCCTCGCCGACTACGGCTACCCGGAACGCCCCCTGGACACCGAACGCACCGCCGTCGTTCTGGGCACGGCCATGGGCGGCGAGCGCGTCTTCTTCACCCGCGCCCGCATCGTCCTGCCCGAATACGCCGAGGCGCTGGAATCCGTCGCCGCCTTTAACCGCCTGCCCGGCTCCACGCAGCAAGAAATTTTGCACCGCTGGCAGGAAACCATCACCAACAAAATCCCCGCCATCACCGAGGACACCATGCCGGGCGAACTGCCCAACATCATCTCCGGGCGCGTCGCCAACGTCCTCAACCTGCGCGGTCCCAACTTCATCACCGACGCCGCCTGCGCCTCCAGCTTCGCCGCCGTGGAAGCGGCTTTTGCCATGCTCATCGAGCGCAAGGTGGACGCCGTCCTCACCGGCGGCGTGGACCGCAACATGGATATTTCCAGCTACGTCAAATTCTGCAAAATCGGCGCGCTCAGCCCCACGGGAACCCGCCCCTTCGGCGATGGCGCAGATGGCTTCGTCATGGGCGAAGGCGCGGCCGCCTTCCTGCTGAAACGGCTGGCGGACGCCGAGCGAGACGGAGACCGCATTTACGCCGTCATTCGCGGCGTCGGCGGTGCCAGCGATGGCAAAGGCAAGGGCATCACCGCCCCCAACCCCATCGGACAGCAGTTGGCAATGGCCCGCGCCTGGGAAAACGCCGGGCTGGACCCGGCCACGGCCACCCTCATCGAAGCCCACGGGACCAGCACGCGCGTCGGCGATGTGGTCGAAGTGGAAAGCCTGCAAACCGTCTTTGGCGGCGCGCCGCCGCACAGCATCGCCCTCGGCTCCGCTAAGAGCAACATCGGCCACCTGAAAGCCGGCGCGGGCGCGGCAGGTCTGCTGAAAGCGGCCCTGGCCATCTATCACAAGACGCTACCCCCCACCCTCAACGCCCACGTGCCCAACCCGAACATTGATTTCGAAAACTCCCCCTTCTTCCTCAACCACGAAACACAAGAGTGGCCGCGTCGCAACGGCACACCCCGCCGCTGCGGCGTCAGCGCCTATGGCTTCGGCGGCACGAATTTCCACCTCGTCCTGGAAGAACATGTGCCGGGGATGCTCAGCCAACCGCGCACGGCAACGCAAACCGTCGTCGCAGCGGCGCAACCGACCGCTGCGGTCATCAGCGCCGCCCCCCCGGTCAGCCGCCGCCCCTTGCGCGGCATCCTGGCATTGGGAGCCGATACGCTGCCCGCGCTGCAAGAGCGGCTGGTGGAAGTGACCCAGCGCGTCGAAGGGGGATGGACGCCCCCTATCGCCCTGCCCAAAGCGGAGGCGATCCGCGCCCGCGAGCGACTGGTGGTTGATTTTGGCGATCACGACGAACTACTGTCCCGCCTGCACAAAGCGCAAAAAGTGATGAGCTTCGACAATCCGCAGGCGTGGAAGGCGCTGGAGTCGCAGGGCGTCTTCCGCGGTAGCGGCGCGTCCAAAGGGAAGATCGCCTTTCTCTTCCCCGGTCAGGGGAGCCAGTACGTGAACATGGGGCGCGACCTGGTCCGCGCCACACCCATCGTGGCGGAGGTGTTCCGCGAGGCGGACCGCGTGATGACGCCGATTTTGGGCAAACCGCTGACCGATTATGTCTTCGTGGACGGCAACGATGCCAACGCACTCATGAAGGCGGAATTTGATTTGATGCAGACGGAGATCACGCAGCCGACGGTGCTCACACTGGACGCGGCGCTGCTGCGGCTGCTGCAATCCTACGGCTTCTACCCGGACATGGTAATGGGACATTCGCTTGGGGAGTATGCGGCGTTGATGGCTGCCGGCATTATGCCCTTCGAGGACAATCTGGAAGCCGCCGCCGCCCGTGGCAGCGAAATGAGCAAAGTCAGCGTGGACGACAACGGCAAAATGGCCTTCGTCCTCGCCCCCCTGGACGTCGTGCAGGCCACGCTGGCCGAGATTGACGGCTACGTCGTCCCCGCCAACATCAACAGCAACTCGCAATGCGTCTTTGGCGGAGCCAGCGACGCCGTGGATGCCGCCGTAGACCTGTTCACCGAACGGGGATACAAAGCCAGCACCATCCCCGTCAGCCACGCCTTCCATACCAAAATCGTGGCCCCCGCCAGCGCCCCGCTACGCCAGGTGCTGGACCGGCTAAACGTCAACCTGCCTACACTGCCCATCGTCACCAACGTGACCGGCGAGTTTTACCCCACCGACAACCTTGACACGATCAAAGACATTTTGCAGCGGCAAATCGCCTCCCCGGTGCAGTGGGTGAAGGGCGTGCAGACACTGTATGCGGCTGGCGCGCGTGCCTTCGTGGAGGTTGGCCCCAAGCGCGCTCTGCGCGGTTTCGTCAACGACATCCTGGCGGACAAGACGGACGTGACGGCGCTGATCACGAACCACCCCAAAACGGGCGAGCTGCCGGCATTTAACCAGGCGTTGTGTGGTTTGTATGCCGCGGGGTATGGTACTGAATCTTTGGAAATGCCGGCCACCACCACCACCGTCACGGCGCCAACCCCCGTTACCACCGCGACATTGACATCGGAAACCCCTGCTATGAAAAAAGATTCGCCCGCCCCGGCCAGCAACGGAGCCCCCCCCGCCACCCTCGATGTGCTGGGGCAAATGCTGGCCCAGGCGCTGCAACAAGTAAATGCGCCCCAGGCCGCCACCCCCGCCGTCTACGACCGAAACGCCCCGCCCGCGGGTTCTGTCGTCATCAGCGGCACCGGGCTGGGATTGCCTGGCGCGGAAAAGTCCGTGATGCACCCCGAAAACGCGGCCCGCATTCTGCGTGGAGAGCAGTTTGTGGACCTGATCCCGGAGCGTTTCCGCAAATTGATGGTCGCCAAACGCATTGTGCGCGTGGTGAAGTCAGAGGATGGCGGCGGCAGTTTCGCCACGATTGACGAAACGAACGATGTGATCAAACTGGCCGGACGTCCGGGGTATTTTGACCTGGAGGCAGAGTATGGCGTGCCGGCAAAACTCATCGAAGCCCTCGACATCACCTCCCAACTCGCCATGGCCGCCGGCCTGGACGCCCTGCGCGAAGCCGGCATCCCCCTGGTCATGACCTACAAACGCACCACCACCGGCAAATTCCTCCCCGACCGCTGGATGCTGCCCGAACCCCTGCGCGACGACACCGGCGTCATCTTCGCCAGCGCCTTCCCCGGCGGCGACCGCTTCGCCGACGAACTGATGCGGTATCACACCTACCAGAACCGCCTTACCCAGTTAGAAATGTTGGAAGATTTACGTCGCTACACAGACGACCCACAAACCGCCCGGGAAATCAACCGCCGCATCCACCAACTGCGCGACCAACTGGCGCAAGAGCCTTACACCTTTGACCGCCGCTTCCTCTTCCGCATCCTTTCCATGGGGCACAGCCAGTTCGCTCAATACATCGGCGCGCGCGGCCCCAATACCCAGGTCAACGCCGCCTGCGCCTCCACCGCCCAGGGCGTTTCCATCGCCGAGGATTGGATTCGCGCCGGACGCTGCCGCCGCGTCATTGTCATTGGCGCGGATGACGTCACCAGCGACAACATGATGGAATGGGTCGGCGCGGGTTTCCTCGCCGTCGGCGCGGCCACCACCGAAGACCGCCTCGAAGAAGCCGCCCTCCCCTTCGACAAACGTCGCCACGGAACCATCATGGGCATGGGCGCTTGCGGCCTCGTCGTGGAAAGCGAAGACGCCGTGCGGGAGCGCGGCATGCGTGGTGTTGTAGAACTCCTCAGCAGCGAAATCAACAACAGCGCCTTCCACGGCACGCGCCTGGACGTGGACCACATCAGCCTGGTAATGAACAACCTGATCACCGCCGCCGAACGGCGCTTTGGCCTCAACCGCTTTGCCATGGCCCCGCAAATGGTCTTCATGTCCCATGAAACCTACACGCCCGCGCGTGGCGGCAGCGCCAGCGCGGAAGTCGTCGCCCTACGCCAGACCTTCGGCGAGGCAGCCAAGGAAATTATCGTCGCCAATACCAAAGGGTTCACGGGACACCCCATGGGCGTGGGTATCGAAGACGTGATCGCCGTGAAGATTCTGGAACACGGCATCGTCCCGCCCGTGCCCAACTTCAAGGAAGTGGACCCCGAACTAGGACCACTCAACCTCAGTCGCGGCGGGCGCTACCCCGTCAAGTACGCCCTGCACCTGGCCGCGGGCTTCGGCAGCCAGATCGCCATGACGCTCACCCGCCGCATCCCCGGTAGCCTGCACCGCATTGACAACCAGCCGCTCTATAACCGCTGGCTGACAGACATCAGCGGCTATGATTGGGCGCAAACGGAAGTGGAGAAGCGCGTCCTGCGCATCAAAGACCAGGGGGCGCCTACCCGCCCCGCCGCCCCCAACCGTTGGCAATACGGAACCGGCCCCACCATGCTCGCCCTGGTCACGGACGGCTTTGTCCCCGTGGAACGCCCCGCGCGCATGCGGGAAGCCATCGTAGAAAGCGGCAGGCCGGAGGCGGAAACACCCACCGCGATCACTATCGTCGCCCCGCCGCCCGCGCCAGAGCCGGCGGTGGCAACCCCGCCCCCACCTCCGCCCGAAATGAAGCCCGCACCCACTCCGGTGACGTTGGCGCGAACGGAAAGCGTCGCCCCCCCACCGGTTACGATGGCCGCACCGGTTGCGCCCGCTCCCACCCCACCCTCACCCGACGGACGCGATCCCGTCGCGGCGCAAGTGATAGCCATTGTCGCCGAACAAACCGGCTACCCCGCGGACATGCTCGATCTGGATCTGGACCTGGAAGCGGACCTGGGAATTGACACAGTAAAGCAGGCGGAAACGTTTGCCGCCATCCGCGCCACCTTTGACATCCCCCGCCGCGACGACCTGCAACTGCGCGACTACCCCACGCTGGAGAAAGTGATCGGGTTCGTGCGCGCGATGCGGCCCGATTTGGCGCGGGACGCCGGACAAAGGGCGCGGGACGAACTCGTTGTCGCGCCATCGGCGGCGCCGGTGGCGGCCCCCGCCGCCCCCCCGGCAGACGAGGGCGACCCGATCGCGGCAAAGGTGCTGGCCATTGTGGCCGAACAGACGGGGTATCCGCCCGACATGTTAGACCTGGACCTGGACCTGGAGGCCGACCTGGGCGTAGACACGGTAAAGCAGGCGGAAACGTTCGCCGCCATCCGCGCCACCTTTGACATCCCCCGCCGCGACGACCTGCAACTGCGCGACTACCCCACGCTGGAGAAAGTGATCGGGTTCGTGCGCGCGATGCGGCCCGATTTGGCGCGGGACGCCGGACAAAGGGCGCGGGACGAACTCGTTGTCGCGCCATCGGCGGCGCCGGTGGCGGCCCCCGCCGCCCCCCCGGCAGACGAGGGCGACCCGATCGCGGCAAAGGTGCTGGCCATTGTGGCCGAACAGACCGGGTATCCGCCGGATATGCTGGAGTTGGACCTGGACCTGGAAGCCGACCTGGGCGTGGACACGGTGAAGCAGGCGGAAACGTTCGCCGCCATCCGCGCCACCTTCGACATCCCCCGCCGCGACGACCTGCAACTGCGCGACTACCCCACACTGGAGAAAGTGATCGGGTTCGTGCGCGCGATGCGGCCCGATTTGGCGCGGGACGCCGGACAAAGGACGCGGGACGAACTCGTTGTCGCGCCATCGGCGGCGCCGGTGGCGGCTCCCGCCGCCGTCCCGCCTGACACGGGCAAAGATGAAATCACGGCAAAGGTGCTGGCCATTGTGGCCGAACAGACCGGGTATCCGCCGGATATGTTGGAGTTGGACCTGGACCTGGAGGCCGACCTGGGCGTGGACACGGTGAAGCAGGCGGAAACGTTCGCCGCCATCCGCGCCACCTTCGACATCCCCCGCCGCGACGACCTGCAACTGCGCGACTACCCCACGTTGGAGAAGGTGATCGGGTTCGTGCGCGCGATGCGGCCCGATTTGGCGCGGGACGCCGGACAAAGGACGCGGGACGAACTCGTTGTCGCGCCATCGGCGGCACCGGTGGCGGCTCCCGCCGCCGTCCCGCCTGACGCGGGCGAAGATGAAATCACGGCAAAGGTGCTGGCCATTGTGGCCGAACAGACCGGGTATCCGCCGGATATGCTGGAGTTGGACCTGGACCTGGAAGCCGACCTGGGCGTGGACACGGTGAAGCAGGCGGAAACGTTCGCCGCCATCCGCGCCACCTTCGACATCCCCCGCCGCGACGACCTGCAACTGCGCGACTACCCCACGTTGGAGAAGGTGATCGGGTTCGTGCGCGCGATGCGGCCCGATTTGGCGCGGGACGCCGGACAAAGGACGCAGGACGAAGTCGCTGTCGCGCCATCACCGACGGCAGCGGCTCCCGCTGCGTCGGCGGTCACGACGATTGGCACGCTGGCGGCGGCGGATGAGATGCCGCGGCGCGTGCCGGTTCCGACGCTGCGCCCGCCCGTGACCTGGTGCAAGCCCACGGGCGTAACGCTGGACGAAAACAGCCGCGTGATCGTGGCTCTGGATAACGGCGGTCTGGGGAAAGCGTTGATCGGCCGCCTGCAAAAGCGGGGGGTGACGGTGCTGGAACTGGAGACAGGGGCCGGCGCGGAAGCAATAACGACGCAGATTCAGGCGTGGCTGGCGGAAGGAGAGGTGCAGGGAGTGTACTGGCTGCCGGCATTTGACGTCGAACCCCCACTCACCGAAATGGACTTTACCGCCTGGCGCGGCATGAACCAACAGCGCGTGAAAAACCTGTACGCCACCATGCGCGCCCTCTACGACACCATCAACGGCCCCAACCACTTCCTCATCTCCGCCACCCACCTCGGTGGCCTGCATGGCTACGGTCCCGCCGGCGCCTCCGCCCCCCTCGGCGGCGCCGTCACCGGCTTCACCAAAGCATACAAGCGGGAACGAAGCGACGTGTTGGTGAAAGCGGTAGACTTCGAAGTCAGCCGCAGGACGGCCCAACCCGCCGACGCCCTCATCGAAGAAACGTTAACCGACCCCGGCATCGTGGAAGTCGGCTACTACCAGGACCAGCGATACGCCGTCACCCTGGTGGAACAGTCGGCGCGGGATGGTGGCGCAGGTCTCACCCTCAACCGCGACACCATTTTCCTGGTCACCGGCGCGGCGGGCGGCATCACCAGCGCCATCATTGCCGACCTGGCCGCAAACAGCGGCGGCACATTCTACCTGCTGGACCTCGTCCCCGCCCCGGACGCGAACGACCCACACATCGCCCTCTTCCGCCGCGACAAGGAAGCATTGAAGCAGGCGCTGATCGCCGACATGCGCGCCGCTGGCGAACGCCCCACCCCGGTCGTCATTGATAAAAAGCTGATGGCCGTGGAGCGGGACGAAGCGGCGCTGCGCGCTATCGAAGCGGTGCAGGCCGCCGGTGGAACCGCCCATTACCGCAGCGTCAATCTCCTCGACCATGCGTCCGTGAGCGCGGTGATGGCGGAGATTCAGCAACGGCATGGCCGCCTGGATGTGCTGGTACACGCGGGCGGGCTGGAAATCAGCCGCGCCCTCAACGACAAAGACGCGGCGCAATTCAATCTCGTCTTTGACGTGAAGGCGGACGGCTTCTTCAGTCTGCTGCACGCGGCGCGAGAGATGCCCATTGGGGCCACGGTCGCTTTTAGCTCCGTTGCCGGGCGCTTCGGCAACAGCGGGCAGACCGACTATAGCGCCGCCAATGACCTTTTGTGCAAGATCACGAGCAGTATGCGCCAGTGGCGACCGGGGACGCGCGGCATCGTCATTGACTGGACCGCCTGGGGCGGCATCGGCATGGCCACTCGCGGCTCCATCCCCAAGATCATGGAGGCGGCGGGCATCACCATGCTGCCGCCAGAAGCGGGCGTGCCCACCGTGCGCCGCGAACTGACCTATGGTGGCTTCAAAGGAGAAGTGGTGGTCGCGGGCGAATTGGGCATGATGATGGACGAATGGGACGAAACCGGCGGCCTGGATGGGGAACGCGCGGCGCAGGCGCTGACCCAACGGCAGCCCTCCCTGCTCATGGTTGGGGAGGTGAAGGCGGCGCGGCTGTACGGTGGGCTGGAAGCGGAAACGACGCTGGACCCGCAAGCGCAGCCGTTCCTGTATGACCACGCGATGGACGGGACGCCGCTGCTGCCGGGCGTGATGGGCACGGAGACGCTGGCGGAACTGGCGACCGTGCTGGCTCCCGATTATCACGTCAGTGCGGTGAGGGATGTGCAGTTCCTGAATCCGTTCAAGTTCTACCGTATGGAACCGCAGACGCTGTACTTGCAGACGCGCCTGGAACCGGCGGCGGAAGGCGGCCTGCTGGCGTACTGTACGCTGCGCTCGCTGCGAAGGCTGGCGAAGCCAGGGCTGCCGCCGCAGGAGAAGCTGCACTTTAGCGCCACGGTGCATTTGCAGGCGGAACCGGTGGCCGCGCCCGCGCCAGCGCCCGTGGCTTGGGAAGAGGCGGACGGCATTGACCGGGAGAAAATCTACGACGTGTTCTTCCATGGTCCGGCGTATCAGGTGTTGGAGAAGGTGGCCCTGGCGGGTGACGCGGCGGTGGGTTTGATGCCGCTGGCGCTGCCGCCGAACACGCAGCCGCAAAATGTGGCCGCGCTGATGACGCCGCGCCTGATTGAACTGGTATTCCAGACTGCCGGCATGTGGAAAATCCAACGCAATGGGGGCATGGCCCTCCCGCTCTCCATCGCCCGCGTCAGCGCCTTCCGCCAGCCCGCGGACGGCACGCGCCTTTACGCGGCCATCCGCGCCCGCGACAACGGTGACGCCTTCGATGGTCACGTGGTGGACGATGCCGGCAACGTCTACGTCACCGTGGAAGCGTATCGCACGATTGATATACCCGAAGGTTTTTAG
- a CDS encoding 4'-phosphopantetheinyl transferase superfamily protein: MIHWLTQTAAAHPDLVLGLSPAGLLTAAEEARFVALHTDKRRRDWLLGRWTAKHLLQQVIAGKIGIPPSLQTITIHNQLNGAPVARYLHPEEETPSPIPDQFTLSISHAGEYAFCALVEQPDWPMGADIEQITPRAAAFVSDYFTPPEQELLRQSPPPFYDMMVTAMWSAKEATLKALQLGLTVDTRAVTCLIAPVHNYPRTWTPFTVELDEGLLVGRLPAHLAAKSNFHHGVLRTALTGWWQMIPGYVLTIVAAPQMGTNSAAVAQ; encoded by the coding sequence ATGATCCACTGGCTCACACAAACCGCCGCCGCGCATCCTGATCTGGTGCTGGGGTTGTCTCCGGCAGGGTTGCTGACGGCAGCCGAGGAGGCGCGTTTTGTGGCGCTGCACACGGATAAGCGGCGGCGGGATTGGCTTCTGGGGCGGTGGACGGCGAAACATCTGTTGCAACAGGTTATTGCCGGCAAAATCGGCATCCCGCCCTCGCTGCAAACGATCACCATTCACAACCAGCTAAACGGCGCGCCCGTGGCCCGGTATCTCCACCCGGAGGAGGAAACCCCGTCGCCGATACCGGATCAATTCACCCTGTCCATCAGTCACGCCGGCGAGTATGCCTTCTGCGCCCTGGTGGAGCAGCCGGACTGGCCAATGGGGGCGGACATTGAGCAAATCACCCCCCGTGCCGCCGCTTTCGTCAGCGACTACTTCACGCCGCCGGAGCAGGAACTGCTGCGCCAGTCGCCGCCGCCGTTCTACGACATGATGGTGACGGCCATGTGGAGCGCGAAGGAAGCGACACTGAAGGCGCTGCAACTGGGGTTGACGGTGGATACGCGGGCGGTGACGTGCCTGATCGCGCCCGTACACAACTATCCACGCACGTGGACGCCCTTTACCGTTGAATTGGATGAGGGGTTGTTGGTGGGGAGATTGCCGGCACATTTGGCGGCAAAGTCGAATTTCCACCACGGCGTTTTGCGCACGGCGCTCACGGGTTGGTGGCAAATGATTCCGGGGTATGTGCTCACAATTGTGGCCGCGCCGCAAATGGGGACCAATTCCGCTGCTGTCGCTCAGTAA